The following DNA comes from Taeniopygia guttata chromosome 20, bTaeGut7.mat, whole genome shotgun sequence.
AAAAGCTATTCCTGTCCCATCTGTGAGGCAGTTTAGTGGTGTGGGGGGGACACCTGTGCACTCTGAGGGACTGTTCTAGGGCATTTGTACCGTGCACGCTCCTTGAGAGAGGCTCCTGCTTCTCTCAACTACTTTGTGCCCTTCCTCTGGTGCCCGTTGATCTTTTTGCCAAGTTCTGGATAATATAGGAAATTTATGCTGCAGGTTTTTTGTACCCAGTGCACCTGTATCTTGGCATCATGTTTAACAGGTCACTCTGGCAGGGTGGTCAGGGCAGTTTGCAGCCCCCACCTCGTGTCAGTAATTCCAAAAGGTGTTTAAATGCATTAATCTTGGAGCACTGAACCGTGACCCGCCCCAGTAATAGTTTATAGTGTCAGGTCGATATAAACTTCACATGCTTCAGcatctggtgctgctgctctgtattCTAGTGGAGATCATCTAGTTTGTAGTGTCTCATTGCACCAACAGCTGCTTAAAATCTCTCAAAAGAATTGTAGCCAGTAGCTCACCAGGTGGCAGGAAATTTGTCAGTGTTCAGCTCCCACAAGATCCATGGTCCCCTCCACGAGCTGCCTTTGGAGGCtttctgggactgtctgggacTCAGCAAGACTGCAATTCCTGTGTTCTTCCAAGAAGACACTTCCTTTACGAGGAGAAGCCGCAGGAGGGAAGCTGGCTGTCTGATGTTTGCACAAGCCAAATGCCAGAAATCTGGAAGACGAACTTTCATTATGCCAATGGTACATGCACAATTCATTTTGGTGTTAAAAGGATAGATGCTGGGAATTTCTGGtggttatatatatatgtatgtatgtatatgtatagaGGAAGTCTTATATAAACTGGCTGTTCATTCCCGAGTGCTGTTGTCttctctgctccctctcccaACCCTGTGGGTGTTCTCTTGCAGTCTGTGAGCAGTTAATTGTCAAACCATTCCAAAAATTTAACAATCTACTTGAATTCCATGAGGTGCCCCTtgtcccagctcctctggctggagcagagctctgcctgctccagctTTCCTTAGGATGAGAGAAGGGAGAGCTGGCAGAGGGCACAGAGGCAGCTCTGGAGTGACTGGACTTGTGCAGCTGGCACGTGGGGTGTTTAGATGTGGTTAATGTGCTCATCACTGAAGCTGTGATAGAACAcatggatttgggttttttccctggttttcaCCACACTGGACTCCctagagcagggctgggtgagcTCACAGAGCAAGGTCCACCCCGTGCTGAGGGCGTGGGCTGCAGCATCaagtgtgtgtatgtatgtatatatgcacatatgtatatatttatacaaCAGGTGTGCACCTTGGGTTTTTCTTTGGTGGTAAAAACAGGAGATTTGGCTCCAAGTAGTGCTCTGAACTCAGCCAGACAGGGGGAAGGTGTGAGTTTTGTGTGGCCACAAATGTGCTTCTTTGCTCTCAGCTGTAGGAAAACCCAAACCCGACCTGTGGGGTTGAGGGACTGGTGAGGACATGGTGAAGGAGCCTGTTGTATAAATAAATGGGTCCTAGGAGCAGGAGATgcttctcctgctccctgcaccCTGCTCGGGGAGTTCCCACGTGGGCAGCATGGGGTTTGCACGGCCAGGCGCTGTCCCTCCTCTTGCAGGTTGGTTCCATAAGGACCTGGAGTTCTGAAATTCCTGCACCTGATGCTGGCAGTGATCCAAGTGAAGGCACAATGGTTGTGGCTGATGCACATTTGAGTCCCACCATGTCCCCCTCTAGCCATGCTGGATAGAGTCACCACCGCCCTCTTCCTCAGGCTGTTCCTGCCAGGGGCTGTTCCTGCCACGCAGCACACCAGGGGTTGCTGCTTCACGGCAGAAATGGGGGAATATTGGGGAGATTTTTACTGCTGGCACCGCTGAAGTTCTGTTTGTGACCATCACGGTTGCTGAACTCCAAGTTTGCCAATCCCAAACACGCTGTTCCCGTGCTGGATGCTGAGCTGATCGCTGTcattccttcctccctctcatCCCACCATTGCCTGCCTTGCTGGGGCGGGGTGTGGATGGGTCGGCTGGTGTCACCGCTGACATCCCAGGCGGTTTATGTTCATTTTGCATGTGAGCAAGGCCCTGAACTGTGTAATTCCTCATGGGGTTTGGTTTCCTGGCCCCTTTTTGAGCCAGAGGGAGCTGAGGATGCCAGGAGACATGTGCCTGCATTTGCACTGCACTTCAACTTGGGCGGGGGTGGGGGATAGAGAGAGCCcatctttaaaaaagaaaaaaaatagtaaaaaaaaccccaaaccaaacccaccaCAATCGAGTATAAATGCATCTGAGAAGCAATTATAATATAGACATATATCTATTTTGTTATGTTACTAAAGGACCATACTTTGAGTTGTCTGTAAGTAGACGTGGCTGTCTGAACTTCGTGGATTGTAACACTCGATACTACTGAGCTCCTGTACATACCCGCGGTGATGGcagaaggaattattttctgttttagcATGGTACTTTGTGTCTTGTATGTCCAAATATAAACTAAAATAAAGATTGCTAAGTTATCGGAAACCACTgttgtaaaataaatgttttcaatGCAGAAATGCCCATcggatttttctttctttatttgcACGCTGGAACTCCGCACAAGAGAGAGGGACTGTGGGACAGGGTGAGGCTGGCTGGGAAGTGGGAGAGGTCACCCATCCCTGGGGTGAGCACTGGGTGCTGGGTCCCTGGGGCAGGAACTGCAGCCACTCCCCTGTACCCCTCCTGCACCCACTGAGGGGTCTGGGCTGGTTTTGAGCCTGAAAGTCCAAAGATCTTTATGGGATGCTGGACTTTGGGGTGTAAATGCGGGTTAGAGTTGTTGGTGAGGTGGGGATTGTATGCAGGGCTGAGGGAGGCAACAGGGGCTGTCTCTGCTGTAAAAATACCCTTTTCTGGAGAAACTCAGGTTATTGACACTGGGTTTGCTCCTGGTGTTGCTGGTAGAGAGAACAAAGATGAGTGGAAGATGTTCTGAAGGAGCTGTGAGACTGATCCAAGCCAAGGTGGGGACTAAGGCAGCAGAAATCTGTCCTGCCCCCAAGCCTGTGGTGACTGTGGGGCTAtccctgctgcagtgccaccagcGGCTGTTCTGACCCTGGCACTGTTCATTTTGGAAAGGTGAGTTCTGTATTTGATGGAGGTGAGCATAAAATTGTGTTTTAACTTGGGGTtgtcaggttggacagggctttaAACAAACTGATCTAaagggaggtgtccctgcctgtggcccATGTTGCTCTGGCAGCACCAAAAGCTTCTGGAGCCAGGCAGCCCCTCTGGAGAGGCAGGAGTGAGGTGCAGGGTCAGGCCAGGTTGGGTTCAAAGCTGAGACCAAGCTGCTCAACTCGGGCACCTGCTCCTCACCACTTCCCTGCACTCCTGTTTTGGCATGGTCTGATCTTTACCGTGATTTCTGTCCCAACCCTACAAGTCTCTGctccctcactgtcccctctctgatgtccccagggtgcAAGAGGTCCTgtccagccctgtgcccaccccagtCAACCACCAAAGGCTGGAATGGCTGAGCTGGCCTGGGAAAAGGATATTGACCCTTTCTCTggtctgcagagcacagggtcCTGGCACAACTTTCTTCCTCCCACAACTGTCAGTGCCTGGGAGCCTTCCCAAACCCGGTTCAGCCCCATCAAGCCTGGCAATGGACTGTGCACAGCTCGGGGTGGGAATGGCCGCTCCAAGCTCAAGGCTGTGACGGCAGGAGGGGGATTGAGCTGAGGGGGGGCTCCATGCCACAGggaggacacagcctggggaaggggggGCCTCTGGGTGGGGCTGCAGTGCTCTTGCTGCCAATGTTTTACACAGATGCTCATCTCCCTCCAAGAACCGCCAAGCTCAGGTGTCACTAAACCTTGTCCCAAATCCCCAGCTGTGACACAGAAAGGTGCAGATTTGCAGCAaagtgggaagcagcagcttttggaGCCATTCACAGGGGTACTGGAGAAGCCCTTTGGGTCTCAGGGTGCAGCTTCCAGCCGGGGTGGCACTACCTGCGTCACTCAGACCTCTTTATgcagatggggtttttttcacccAAGGAAGCATCTGGGATTGCTCTGGTATTTTGGGGCGACCTCCACAGGTTTATGACAGTGGAGAAGCAtaagagcagagcagcagggcaggtaCGACTGTGACTTTAATGCACAACAGTGACACGCGGGACGCAGTGACACGAACACTGCCGGGCAAGGTGGGGaatccctgggcacagctgcagcccacagcaTCCTCCCGTTCTCCGCTCTGCCGTGGTGTCTTGTTACGGGGTCGGTCTCCTTCAATCCCCCGCCTCCAACGACCCTCCCTCATTTCCCTATACTCTGCAGCAAGAGCTTATTGCTGAGCGCCTTCTGGGCCAGTCTCTCCTCCCGGGACATCTCCAGGAACTCGCGCAGGAGGTGGAAGGTGAGATCCAACGAGTTGGGTTTTCCGTCTCGCCTCCTGCCGGTTTGCAGCGCCCGCCGGGCTCGGGGGGCCGGGCCGAGCTCTGCCCCGTGGAACAGGCACAGTCTTTGGGGCAGGGGATCGGTGGCGGGGACCGGAGGTCTCGGGGCTCCCATCCAGGGCTCCCAGGTGAGTTGCGGGGCCAGGGTCAGCCTGCGGGACGGACCCCGGGGCCACTGCAGCGGGGAGCAGGTCTCCGAGGGCAGGAAGAGCAGGACGAGGACGGAGGCAGCTGAAATCATCCTGACCCGCATCGCAGCCACTTCGGGGCCAGAAGCCTGTAAGAGCAGCCCCCCCCAACCCGGACCCCCACATCCCCCCCGCTGCGGTCAGGGGTCATTCGAGGGGCTTCACCCCGTTGgggaccccctccccagggATGAAATTCCCTGGGGATGAAGCCCTCTGGGACGAGACCCCCACCCCCACCAATGGGAATCCCACCCCCCGTCCCTCGGACAGGACCCTTCTGGGGATGGGACCCCCGCGGGCTGGGATCCCCCACCCGCGGACGCGACACCCGTTCTCCTGGGATGGGGCATGAGACACCCTCCGCAGCCGGGACGGGACCCTCCGCGAGGGGACAACCCCACCCTCCCCTGGCATAGGACCTTCctctccccgtgtccccccgggCTCGGGATCCCCCTGCTTGCGGCGGGGCTCCGGGGGTGCCGGTGTTCTCTCACCGCTCTCCGCGCTCCGCTCGCTCCGCTCCCGCGCAGGACgcgccgctccgcgccccgcGCTTTATAGGGGCGGGGGAGCCACGTGatgggagcggggccgggatcTGTCCGCGGTGCTGAACGGGGGGAGAACCGGGGGGAGAACCGGGGGACACCGgccggggggcacggggggtggGTGTGACCCTCTGAGGGGCAGAGGCTGGGAGGGGGACACAGCGGCTGCATGGGCATGTGAGTCCGGGGGTGCGTGGGGTGAGGGAGCGATTTGGGGAGCGTGGGGCGTGCAGGGCACAAAGGTGTTGAGGGGCGTTTCTCGGTGTGGGGGTTGGAGAGGTGaaggggagctgggggtgggaGGGTGTGAGGTGAGTGTGAGCTCATGAGTGTGCACGACAGACCCTCAGGGTGTGCCGGGGTGCCTGGGGTGCAGCGGGACCCGCCAGGCAAACCCCACACTGCCACATCGCTCGGGTGGTGCTCCTGGCACCTGGGCCCTGGCACCCGCATGGAGCCCCCCGATCCTCTCGGGGTCAGATGTGCCCATGGCAGAAGGGCACACCGGGCACACGCGTGTGTGCGGGCTCGGCCCCGAGCTCTGCAGCGTTTCACGTCGCAGGGAAAGTTTTCCCGATGGCTCCTTCGGCAGATGTTCGGTGgaggcagccccggctgctTCCCGGCTCCTCCCAGCGATCCCTGTGCTGCTATCACACAGATGAAAACTTCGCTGCAGAAGCAAAAGGCGCTTCTGGAGCACAATTTGACAAAGCACTAAGGCGTGTTCTTCTCCTGGCCCGATCCTAGCACAGACACACCCCTGGGGGCGCATTCCGGGATCCACGGGCGAGGCTCACTTGCCTTTCACTGCCTCCCTGCTGGAGCCTCCATTGCCAGCCCCTCAGAGCTCAGCAATTACTTCCTTCACCTTGCAGAAGCGCTGCTGtctctaaaattaaaattcccCCTTGAGGAACAAACTTaagagaagaggagaaagcAAACCAGCCCACTTTAGGTAGAACTTGGCTGAATGGCAAGAACTCCTCCCATCCTCCTTCATGGCAAGAGCCCCATGAAAAACAAG
Coding sequences within:
- the LOC121470963 gene encoding uncharacterized protein, with the protein product MRVRMISAASVLVLLFLPSETCSPLQWPRGPSRRLTLAPQLTWEPWMGAPRPPVPATDPLPQRLCLFHGAELGPAPRARRALQTGRRRDGKPNSLDLTFHLLREFLEMSREERLAQKALSNKLLLQSIGK